The Vicia villosa cultivar HV-30 ecotype Madison, WI linkage group LG1, Vvil1.0, whole genome shotgun sequence genome includes a region encoding these proteins:
- the LOC131619541 gene encoding uncharacterized protein LOC131619541 has protein sequence MQRSFIASTNGRFLHSFLSVCYLYRDRIAMKKIGVSRINPNDPSYIRQKKAKLIANEKQNPRKFSRLEPDHSHTQFEKENVATCDPKTSEYAFFKKLKKDASLKFSSGLVKEDGSLSSKKSESGECSKERTVDVRVGTMGCNSSKINKNLSTFKMDSFLSPSVGAWNKSDMYSMSSKLKSSQGFGDTKPQRFSQEGNQNEDGDIFSRKRQKLRQCVADTLFLNTEKLCSKGLDIVSMLLSRLFPMSTDCTVKNKYKEANPEKIETATRYDLLDYQESDSDVQFKEHYLVPKRKFLELESAPYFNDQPLSPMFLESGERTTPHTEFLTYHPENFQPRYSITAPNCKRSESPSFSASVKGDITLAPLFNEKENATKYSLLDSREFDFQCTELHQIPKRKLLELESSSCINDHLLSPMFHRPAESITPRTEFPIYPRKFQPMFRTEAESEFGGTPSYLDKNELITPHTEFQICPYKFRPMFRTEAESEFGGTSSYLDKNDVTRGFLYYEQKHETFSLDHFKELGKLEREPIPLLMGEDFNCEKDEIKLPISCKYAKPYLVPDLSILDHGEEQISNNALGDSHFSPSSLILNKPQDFNSVLDSGLLSYQKSQFGKHVYEDDDEDMDTNFNHAALSLSHNKHCFKFSEKCKKDISYVQDSIYLPPYHHFPYTEAWLSSSPRCLSLTSSQSNYQTSITRNLQLPESENMSSLFHIDDHYEPKIHGGGGDHGEVLYHLSEAFVEIYNSSFLHMSLQRDNGCAFSLDDRDNINDGEEMHKMLL, from the exons ATGCAGCGTTCATTCATTGCATCGACGAACGGTCGGTTCCTTCATTCATTCCTTTCGGTGTGCTATCTATACCGAGATCGTATCGCAATGAAGAAAATCGGAGTTTCCCGAATCAACCCTAACGATCCATCTTATATTCGTCAGAAGAAGGCTAAGCTTATTGCTAacgaaaaacaaaaccctagaaaATTTTCCAGATTGGAACCAGATCATTCTCACACTCAATTTGAGAAAGAAAATGTTGCAACAT GTGATCCCAAAACTTCTGAGTATGCTTTCTTTAAGAAATTGAAGAAGGATGCAAGTCTCAAATTTTCATCCGGTCTGGTAAAAGAGGATGGTTCGTTATCTTCTAAGAAGTCTGAATCCGGTGAATGTTCCAAAG AGAGGACTGTTGATGTTAGGGTTGGCACTATGGGCTGCAACTCTTCAAAGATCAATAAAAATTTGTCAACTTTTAAGATGGATTCATTTCTTTCACCTTCTGTTGGAGCTTGGAATAAGTCAG ACATGTACTCTATGAGCAGCAAGCTGAAGAGCTCTCAAGGTTTTGGTGACACCAAACCCCAGAGATTTTCACAAGAAG GAAACCAGAATGAGGATGGAGATATCTTTTCTAGAAAGAGACAGAAACTACGACAGTGTGTTGCAGATACCTTATTTCTTAATACAGAGAAACTATGTTCAAAAGG GCTTGATATTGTTTCCATGCTTCTTAGTCGGCTGTTTCCTATGAGCACTGACTGCACTGTAAAAAAT AAATACAAGGAAGCAAATCCAGAAAAAATAGAGACTGCTACTAGATACGATTTACTTGATTATCAAGAGTCGGACTCGGATGTTCAATTTAAGGAGCACTATCTGGTACCTAAGAGGAAATTTCTTGAACTTGAATCAGCCCCATACTTCAATGATCAGCCATTGTCTCCTATGTTTCTTGAATCGGGTGAGAGAACTACTCCACATACTGAGTTTCTAACATATCACCCTGAGAACTTTCAACCTCGGTATAGTATAACAGCACCTAACTGCAAACGGAGTGAAAGTCCAAGTTTCAGTGCCTCTGTCAAGGGCGACATAACTCTTGCACCTCTGTTTAATGAAAAAGAAAATGCTACCAAATATAGTTTGCTTGATTCTCGAGAGTTCGATTTCCAATGTACAGAACTCCATCAGATACCTAAGAGGAAACTCCTTGAACTTGAATCAAGCTCATGCATCAATGATCATTTGTTGTCTCCTATGTTCCACAGGCCAGCTGAGTCGATTACTCCTCGCACTGAATTTCCAATCTATCCTCGCAAGTTTCAACCTATGTTCAGAACAGAAGCTGAAAGCGAATTTGGTGGAACTCCAAGTTACCTAGACAAGAATGAGTTGATTACTCCTCACACTGAATTTCAAATCTGTCCTTACAAGTTTCGACCAATGTTCAGAACAGAAGCTGAAAGTGAATTTGGTGGAACTTCTAGTTACCTAGACAAGAATGATGTTACTCGTGGGTTTCTGTATTATGAGCAAAAGCATGAAACCTTTTCATTGGATCATTTCAAAGAGCTGGGGAAACTTGAGAGAGAACCAATACCTCTTCTTATGGGAGAAGATTTTAACTGTGAAAAAGATGAGATAAAGTTACCTATCAGTTGTAAGTATGCAAAACCATATCTGGTCCCTGACTTATCAATTTTAGACCATGGTGAAGAGCAGATATCAAATAATGCATTAGGTGACTCTCACTTTAGCCCCTCATCCTTAATACTCAATAAACCACAGGACTTCAATTCTGTATTAGATTCAGGTTTATTGAGTTATCAAAAATCCCAGTTTGGAAAACATGTTTACGAAGACGACGATGAAGATATGGACACAAATTTCAACCATGCAGCGTTGTCCTTGTCACACAATAAACACTGCTTCAAATTTTCAGAAAAGTGCAAGAAGGATATTTCATATGTTCAAGACAGCATATACCTTCCACCTTACCATCATTTTCCTTATACAGAAGCCTGGCTTTCGTCTTCACCTAGATGCCTATCCTTAACCAGCTCCCAATCAAATTACCAAACTTCAATTACTAGAAATTTACAGCTACCAGAAAGCGAAAACATGTCTTCACTTTTTCATATTGATGATCATTATGAACCCAAGATCCACGGTGGAGGTGGAGATCACGGGGAGGTTCTATATCATTTAAGTGAAGCCTTTGTTGAAATATATAACTCTTCATTTCTTCATATGTCATTGCAAAGAGACAATGGATGCGCGTTTTCTCTGGACGACCGTGACAATATCAACGACGGAGAGGAAATGCATAAGATGCTCCTCTAG
- the LOC131644522 gene encoding uncharacterized protein LOC131644522, translated as MSKEKNSKHNPSNLVAKLMGLETLPKGESNLSKDYSPDIYGHLGWPLKHRKVEDRFMMCNKEMLHGAHHSSTEQVGYIDGYETWLDSHRGRWREDFDEGKMALVRQKFIEAKSMSTHEALRQSKQFQDALDILSSNNDLLVRFLDSQKLYQLPSTPPDDANRITLIKPLKMFGNDKSSGKSKKNDRLIRKPANSDQTTVRENINRGYSPESTRIVVLKPSPGRTHDLKSMVSPRTQSPQSFYQGNSNDDVLESIRDCKEITLQMHPNDKTLHSSVFSSGYSSDESLFDKSYHDLEAVSPMPRHSWDCIINVCGSPYSTQSLGRATCSPESSVCIEAKKRLSERWNVITSVEKGHQEQSCVTGNSTLGEMLSLSLVKKSVTSEVESPNKHQEEPSKSVSCSQSFNEEGSMNDSPQNVSLLSSVPASSTVYEPGLGVDADKEHGSKVVAKSKRKRSSFKGKVASFLFSMSKKSTKKKSSPSQSKDESESAVTETSIPQVNSPGVLGDNVSQSFNVGEFEESIAAKCESLGKTSTDSVSSGQQEDMITLEPGSSESKLVVLEVSTEKQDQPSPISVLESTFEDYHTAHDSLQCMKSGHMESLEPLKSNLIDKSPPIESVARTLSWDDDSCGELTSPYYPLKPLRTSSLETKLEEHEWLLLVQKLLSASGLDDDDDDQEQQYDSFHTRFHSLESPLDPSLRDTYANITDNKDNTQPLNEAKRRKMRSNQKLIFDCVNAALLEVVSCDDGSGNYFKMYSGTNRRPFNFQEGYCLMDHIVAYMKDLIANGMRFVWGGDSHSLVVENVVRKEVVHVGLVKVMRKEIEALGREIEENLIEELVENVVLDITSR; from the exons ATGTCAAAAGAAAAAAACTCCAAGCACAATCCATCAAATCTAGTAGCCAAATTAATGGGGCTTGAGACCCTTCCAAAGGGAGAGTCTAATTTATCAAAAGATTATTCTCCAGACATTTATGGTCATCTAGGGTGGCCATTGAAACATAGGAAGGTGGAAGATAGGTTTATGATGTGTAATAAGGAAATGCTTCATGGAGCTCATCATTCAAGCACAGAACAGGTTGGTTACATAGATGGATATGAAACATGGCTGGATTCTCATAGAGGAAGGTGGAGGGAAGATTTTGATGAGGGGAAAATGGCTCTTGTTCGTCAGAAATTCATCGAGGCAAAGAGTATGTCGACACACGAGGCTCTGCGGCAGTCGAAGCAATTTCAAGATGCATTGGATATTTTAAGCTCAAACAATGATCTCTTGGTCAGGTTTTTGGATTCACAAAAGCTTTATCAACTTCCGTCTACTCCACCCGACGATGCAAATCGCATTACCCTTATCAAACCTTTGAAGATGTTTGGAAATGACAAATCTTCTGGAAAGAGTAAGAAGAATGATAGATTGATTAGAAAACCAGCAAATTCTGATCAAACAACTGTGAGGGAGAATATTAATCGTGGATACTCTCCGGAGTCTACTCGAATAGTGGTATTGAAGCCTAGTCCTGGAAGGACTCATGATCTTAAGTCTATGGTTTCTCCGAGAACTCAATCACCTCAAAGTTTCTATCAGGGAAATAGCAATGATGATGTACTTGAATCCATAAGAGATTGTAAAGAGATTACATTGCAAATGCATCCTAATGATAAAACTTTACATTCTTCAGTATTTTCCAGTGGCTATTCAAGTGATGAGAGCTTATTTGACAAATCTTATCATGATTTGGAAGCTGTGTCACCAATGCCAAGGCATTCATGGGATTGCATCATCAATGTATGTGGAAGTCCTTATTCTACACAATCCTTGGGTCGTGCAACGTGTTCTCCCGAATCATCGGTCTGCATAGAGGCAAAGAAACGGCTTTCCGAAAGATGGAACGTGATAACATCTGTTGAAAAAGGTCATCAAGAACAAAGCTGCGTGACAGGAAACTCTACTCTCGGTGAAATGCTTTCTCTTTCCCTCGTAAAAAAATCGGTAACATCTGAGGTTGAAAGTCCTAATAAACACCAAGAAGAACCAAGCAAATCTGTTTCTTGCAGTCAATCTTTCAATGAAGAAGGGAGCATGAATGATTCTCCTCAAAATGTTTCTCTGTTAAGTTCTGTTCCTGCTTCTTCTACTGTCTATGAACCCGGCCTTGGCGTTGACGCTGACAAAGAACACGGCTCCAAGGTGGTGGCAAAGTCAAAGAGAAAGAGATCATCATTTAAAGGGAAGGTTGCAAGTTTCTTGTTTTCTATGAGTAAAAAATCAACCAAGAAAAAATCTAGCCCATCTCAATCAAAAGACGAATCTGAATCGGCTGTCACCGAAACATCGATACCGCAAGTAAATTCGCCTGGAGTCCTTGGAGATAATGTGTCTCAAAGCTTTAATGTTGGTGAATTTGAAGAATCTATTGCAGCTAAATGTGAATCATTAGGCAAAACTTCAACAGATTCAGTCTCTAGTGGACAACAAGAAGACATGATTACACTAGAG CCTGGATCAAGTGAGTCAAAGCTTGTGGTGCTAGAGGTTTCAACTGAGAAACAGGATCAGCCTAGTCCAATCTCAGTGTTAGAATCTACATTTGAAGATTACCATACAGCTCATGATTCCTTGCAATGCATGAAAAGTGGTCACATGG AATCGCTGGAGCCTCTGAAGTCGAATTTAATTGACAAATCACCACCTATAGAATCAGTAGCTAGGACCCTGTCATGGGATGATGATTCTTGTGGAGAGTTAACAAGTCCTTATTATCCATTAAAACCTTTAAGGACTTCTTCCTTAGAGACCAAGTTAGAGGAACATGAATGGCTTCTTTTAGTCCAAAAACTACTATCAGCATCTggacttgatgatgatgatgatgatcaagaACAACAGTATGACTCATTCCACACAAGATTTCACTCCCTTGAAAGCCCATTGGACCCATCATTGAGGGACACATATGCCAACATAACTGACAACAAGGACAATACTCAGCCTCTTAATGAGGCTAAGAGAAGGAAAATGAGGTCAAATCAGAAACTTATATTTGATTGTGTTAATGCTGCACTACTGGAAGTTGTTAGTTGTGATGATGGGTCAGGGAATTACTTCAAGATGTACAGTGGGACCAACAGAAGGCCCTTCAACTTCCAAGAGGGTTATTGTTTGATGGACCACATTGTGGCCTATATGAAGGATTTAATAGCAAATGGGATGAGGTTTGTTTGGGGTGGGGACAGTCACAGCCTGGTTGTAGAAAATGTTGTTAGGAAAGAGGTTGTGCATGTTGGGTTGGTTAAGGTTATGAGAAAAGAGATTGAGGCTTTGGGGAGGGAAATAGAAGAAAATCTTATCGAAGAACTCGTGGAGAATGTTGTGCTTGATATTACAAGCAGATGA
- the LOC131619519 gene encoding putative FBD-associated F-box protein At5g56440 encodes MEVILKHRDLKEEWVWLLERLDYFPNLRNLTIIEDNGNGDEIVYNWREQTSTPGCLSTQLRTCLIKQFTYTECGLQFAEYILRNSKVLDTMSIKSASFINENVKHQMLMILASEEFKGDVLTKPTDPGAV; translated from the exons ATGGAGGTAATCCTTAAGCATAGAGATCTTAAGGAGGAGTGGGTGTGGTTGCTAGAAAGGCTGGATTATTTTCCCAACCTTCGAAATCTTACCATTATCGAG GACAATGGGAATGGAGACGAAATTGTGTATAATTGGAGGGAACAAACATCTACTCCGGGATGTCTTTCAACACAGCTTAGAACATGTTTGATTAAACAATTTACATACACAGAATGTGGTCTTCAATTTGCTGAATATATTTTGAGGAATTCAAAGGTACTGGACACAATGTCAATCAAGAGTGCTTCATTCATAAATGAAAATGTCAAGCACCAAATGTTAATGATATTAGCTTCGGAGGAATTCAAAG GGGATGTTTTGACAAAGCCGACTGATCCAGGAGCAGTTTGA
- the LOC131619533 gene encoding tetraspanin-20-like — protein sequence MRPNCCHFSLAFILKFLNFLQAFVGVSILLYSIWMLNQWDHVSPQPPLPHFSTSLPRSLSPHFVSDIDLPAPWFIYAFMCVGILVCCIAFFGCVAAEIINGCCLCFYTLLITVLVLLEAALVGFIAIDHHWQEDIPVEPTGQLESLRSFIEDNQDICRWVGIAVLVVQALSLLVALILRASVSTRREDFDDDEEYDVRGRSREPLLIPQPGQTSGSSHSDVWSSRMREKYGLNNGEKNIYEA from the exons ATGCGACCCAATTGTTGCCATTTTTCGTTAGCTTTCATTCTCAAATTTCTGAATTTTCTTCAAGCATTCGTTGGTGTTTCCATTCTTCTCTATTCCATATGGATGCTCAACCAATGGGACCATGTCTCTCCTCAACCGCCTCTTCCCCATTTCTCAACCTCCCTTCCTCGTTCCCTTTCGCCTCATTTCGTTTCTGATATCGACCTTCCCGCTCCATG GTTCATCTATGCTTTCATGTGTGTGGGAATATTGGTGTGCTGCATTGCTTTCTTTGGATGCGTTGCAGCTGAGATTATTAATGGTTGCTGCCTGTGTTTT TACACTCTACTAATCACCGTACTTGTTCTACTTGAGGCTGCTTTAGTGGGATTCATTGCAATTGATCATCATTGGCAAGAG GATATTCCGGTTGAGCCAACCGGTCAACTTGAGAGCCTTCGATCTTTCATTGAAGATAATCAAGATATATGTAGATGGGTTGGCATTGCTGTTCTTGTAGTTCAG GCATTATCGCTACTGGTAGCATTAATTTTGCGAGCCTCAGTTTCTACTAGAAGAGAAGATTTTGACGATGATGAGGAATATGATGTTAGGGGTAGAAGTAGGGAGCCCCTACTAATTCCTCAGCCTGGCCAAACATCTGGTTCAAGCCACTCTGACGTTTGGAGCTCACGGATGAGAGAGAAG TACGGATTGAACAATGGCGAAAAGAACATCTACGAAGCGTGA